The following nucleotide sequence is from Gammaproteobacteria bacterium.
GCGCTTTATTTTCGTGGAGAAAATCCCTATGCGGGCGACTATGATGAACCTCATGATTCCTGGGACGATGACATAAATGATTCTGAGTACAGAGGCGGACATTGGCGTGCAATGGGGATGCGAACGTACAGTGGTGGATCAATTGTTAATTCGTCTGCTCATAGTTGTACTCTAGCGCCTGTGCCATCTGGTGCTCCTGGGCCTGCATGTGTAAATCCTTACGGAAATGGAAGTCCGCCAAGTTCGTGTAATTATAGAGCAGCAGCAAGTGGCACATATCAGGCATGCACAGGTGGATGGACATGCACGCAATACGATGCAACAGGTACTGAATGTATATCAAGCACATGTAATCAATACACTACGCAAACTTGGTCTGATCCAGCTCATTATAGGTGTAGAGAGACTGAGCAGAGACTGAATGGTGCTAACTATGTAACCCCAATTACATCACAATGTGATAATAACTTTATCGTATTACTTTCAGATGGAGCGCCATCAGAAGAAGATGGCACTGTTCAAAATAGAATTGAAGACTTATACAGTCCAACATATAACTGTAGGGATTTACGTTCTAACTTCTCAATTACCTTTTCTAATAATTCTATTATAGATAAAGGGGAATGTGGTCCAGACCTTACAAAATATTTAAGAGATAATAATCAAGTTTCTGGGATTAATAATTCGTTTATCACTACACATACGGTTGGATTTGCATTAGGAGGAGGTGCGTCGGAGGCAAAAGATTACTTAGATCTGCTTGCGTTAGAAGGCGGAGGAAATTTTTATAATGCCTCTACTGATCCAGGTAATTTAGCTGATCAATTACAAGATCTGCTTACCTCTTTAGAGACAAAACCAAGAACCATTTCAACCCCGATTACTACGATTGATTTAGGTAACCCTTTAACAACACGCAATGAAGTGTACTACACACAATTCGCAGCGAAAAAGACACCGCGTTGGCCGGGAAATGTTAAAGGCTATTATCTTGGACCTAAAACAACTGCTCCAGCGGATCCAATCATTGCTATTCGTGATTTAGACGAGGAAATTGCTACGGATGCTAATGGTGATTTTTTAGATTCATCACGTAGTTTCTGGACGATTGGAGATGATGGAAATGATGTTTCTAAGGGTGGTTTTGCAGTAAAACTTAACCCAAGTGTTCGTACATTGCACACTGATGATGGTGCCAGCAGTCCTTCATTTGTCGATTTAACTGTTAGCGCTTTTGATGACGGTGATTTAGCGTTATTTAATTTAACTTCCACAGGCAACTCAACCAACGACCATACAATGGTTGATGAGTTAGTAGATTGGGCGCGTGGTGTAGATGTTGATGATCAAAATAATAATGGTTCTACAACAGATGCTAGAGCTGAAGCGGGTGATCCACTGCATACCGTTCCATTAGTTGCACAGTATGGCTCTGGGCCCGCACGAGTGCTTTACGCGATGACTAATGAAGGGTATATACATGCTATTGACGTGAGTTCAAACGTTACTTCGGGCACAGGGGGTGACGAAATATTTGCGTATATGCCTAGAGATTTATTAATAAATCTAGACCCTTTGCGTAGAAATTCAGGCACACAAAAAATTTATGGGCTTGATGGTCCATTATCTCTATTTCAACCTGATGGTGTGTTGGACACTGCCGGCAATAAATATCTTTACTTTGGCATGCGCCGTGGTGGTAAAAATTATTACAGCTTAGATGTGTCTGATTCATCTAGTCCAAGTCTAGAATGGATTATTAAAGGTGGAGTAGCAGGCGACTTTGCAGAATTAGCGCAGACGTGGTCAAAGCCTACG
It contains:
- a CDS encoding VWA domain-containing protein, whose translation is MDGIWNMKIILRKLLFIISASAFIFVTGTTSSFAEDIEIYATSPTANVLFVIDVSGSMDQYVSGNSGPKRLDVLKDAFATVMGRNWENLNVGIMDYGDWAGSGIDLPVTNINLDADSIEPQANSIAGETYSDLLVRAVRAYDPRHSGAKTPTVEALYEAALYFRGENPYAGDYDEPHDSWDDDINDSEYRGGHWRAMGMRTYSGGSIVNSSAHSCTLAPVPSGAPGPACVNPYGNGSPPSSCNYRAAASGTYQACTGGWTCTQYDATGTECISSTCNQYTTQTWSDPAHYRCRETEQRLNGANYVTPITSQCDNNFIVLLSDGAPSEEDGTVQNRIEDLYSPTYNCRDLRSNFSITFSNNSIIDKGECGPDLTKYLRDNNQVSGINNSFITTHTVGFALGGGASEAKDYLDLLALEGGGNFYNASTDPGNLADQLQDLLTSLETKPRTISTPITTIDLGNPLTTRNEVYYTQFAAKKTPRWPGNVKGYYLGPKTTAPADPIIAIRDLDEEIATDANGDFLDSSRSFWTIGDDGNDVSKGGFAVKLNPSVRTLHTDDGASSPSFVDLTVSAFDDGDLALFNLTSTGNSTNDHTMVDELVDWARGVDVDDQNNNGSTTDARAEAGDPLHTVPLVAQYGSGPARVLYAMTNEGYIHAIDVSSNVTSGTGGDEIFAYMPRDLLINLDPLRRNSGTQKIYGLDGPLSLFQPDGVLDTAGNKYLYFGMRRGGKNYYSLDVSDSSSPSLEWIIKGGVAGDFAELAQTWSKPTPAKVYINSTTTKDVVVFGGGYDVDQDNNLQRADDDEGRAVFIVDASDGSLIWSAGPDSSHDLELVDMKNSVPGGIAVIDLDSDGIHDRLYFGDTGGRLWRMDLDQTLSNSTGYMLADLASDGFDAHNRRFYTKPSVTRLSNGKLGITIGSGYRAHPLNSDILERTYMIYDPHAAKGDIPATAPAPKIDGTGANAVEDITSNFSFNPNAPSANVNGWKIEWPQGNKVMTDIDAIQGVLNFSIYEPPSAGNSCAGDIGRSAQFVIDINGRPVGQPDSFYTTSGNTVFDSANFVGNTLWGGVNPYFTYDGMGLLDGTKSGQPVAKGPLKTRFWYNLDTLTP